The following are from one region of the Hemiscyllium ocellatum isolate sHemOce1 chromosome 26, sHemOce1.pat.X.cur, whole genome shotgun sequence genome:
- the LOC132828356 gene encoding gastricsin-like — protein MKWLILSLMCIQLSECLYRMRLHRGKSIREILKENGELKHFFEMHRYDPALKYRALYPDYQSQTGNEPLLNSMNSFYYGSITVGTPPQSFTVLFDTGSSNLWVPSIYCNSAPCMNHARFNPTRSSTFTTNGQTFSFSYGSGSLSGYFGYDTVNVAGISISKQELGLSENEPGSNFYYAPFDGILGLSYPALSGGGAMPVFDNMLKDNLLEEPLFSVYLSRYPNSQDGGEVLFGGIDHGIYSGQIHWAPVIQELYWNIAIQGVLLNGQSAFCYQGCQAIVDTGTSLITVPNEYLKYLLQEIGASDQNGEFVVNCNNIANMPSLTFAINGAEFTLPPSVYILQNNGYCTAGFEPTYLPAPTQYGPLWILGDVFLGTFYSVFDRGNNRIGFAPVA, from the exons ATGAAGTGGTTGATACTTTCACTGATGTGTATTCAGCTCTCTGAATGTCTCTACAG AATGCGTTTACACAGGGGAAAGTCTATCCGGGAAATCCTGAAGGAGAACGGGGAGCTGAAGCATTTCTTCGAAATGCACAGATATGATCCTGCCTTGAAATACAGAGCTTTGTACCCTGACTACCAATCGCAGACAGGGAATGAGCCACTTCTCAATTCCATGAAT AGTTTCTACTATGGCTCCATTACTGTGGGTACTCCACCCCAGAGTTTTACTGTCCTGTTTGACACTGGATCATCTAACCTTTGGGTCCCATCCATCTACTGCAACAGTGCACCATGCA TGAATCATGCTCGATTTAATCCAACCCGGTCCTCAACTTTCACTACAAATGGACAAACGTTCAGTTTCTCTTATGGCTCCGGTAGCCTGTCTGGATACTTTGGATATGATACAGTAAAT GTTGCTGGCATATCAATTTCAAAGCAGGAGCTGGGTCTCAGTGAAAATGAGCCAGGCAGTAATTTTTATTATGCTCCGTTTGATGGAATCCTCGGTCTGTCGTACCCAGCTCTCTCAGGAGGAGGGGCCATGCCTGTGTTTGACAACATGCTGAAAGACAATCTACTGGAAGAGCCTTTGTTCTCGGTCTACTTGAGCAG GTATCCAAATAGTCAAGATGGAGGTGAAGTGCTATTTGGAGGGATTGACCATGGTATTTACTCAGGTCAGATTCACTGGGCTCCTGTTATTCAAGAACTATACTGGAACATTGCCATTCAAGG TGTGCTACTCAATGGACAGTCTGCTTTCTGTTACCAAGGCTGCCAAGCTATCGTTGACACTGGAACATCACTAATCACAGTTCCAAATGAGTACTTAAAGTATTTGTTGCAGGAAATCGGTGCATCAGACCAGAATGGTGAG TTTGTTGTCAACTGTAACAACATCGCCAACATGCCTTCTTTAACCTTTGCGATCAATGGAGCTGAGTTTACACTTCCACCATCAGTATACATCCTTCAG AACAATGGGTATTGTACCGCTGGGTTTGAACCAACCTACCTCCCAGCCCCTACCCAATATGGACCGCTGTGGATTCTGGGTGATGTCTTCCTTGGCACATTCTATTCTGTTTTTGACAGAGGGAACAACAGAATAGGCTTCGCTCCAGTTGCCTAA
- the LOC132828352 gene encoding gastricsin-like, protein MKLLIFALVCIQLSQCFHKMPLYRGKSVRDILKERGELKRFLETHKYDPGLKYQHLFPGYQSEDANEPLVNFMDNSYYGSITIGNPPQSFTVLFDTGSSNLWVPSIFCGSPACENHPRYNPRQSSTFTTNRQSFSIAYGSGSLTGYFGFDTVNVAGISIPQQEFGLSQNEPGSTFYYAKFDGILGLSYPALSAGGATPVFDGMMRNNLVSSPVFSVYLGRQPNSQYGGEVTFGGIDNSLYTGEIVWVPVLQELYWLIPMQGVLLNGQSIFCTQGCQAMVDTGTSLLTAPSEELEQLMQHIGAYQNQYGEYMVNCNAVANLPSLTFVINGVELTIPASAYIQQSYGQCLVAFEPTYLPAPTRYGSFWILGDVFLREFYSIYDRGNNRMGFAKAA, encoded by the exons ATGAAATTGTTAATCTTTGCCTTGGTCTGTATCCAACTCTCTCAGTGTTTCCACAA AATGCCTTTGTACAGAGGCAAGTCTGTCCGAGATATCCTGAAGGAGCGTGGGGAGCTGAAAAGGTTCTTAGAAACGCACAAATATGATCCTGGCTTGAAATACCAGCATCTCTTCCCTGGATATCAGTCAGAGGATGCAAATGAGCCACTTGTGAATTTCATGGAT AATTCCTACTACGGTTCTATTACAATTGGTAACCCACCCCAGAGTTTCACCGTTCTCTTCGACACTGGCTCCTCTAACCTTTGGGTCCCCTCTATCTTCTGTGGCAGTCCAGCATGTG AGAACCATCCCAGATATAATCCAAGACAATCCTCAACATTCACGACGAACAGACAAAGTTTCAGCATTGCGTATGGTTCTGGTAGTTTAACTGGATATTTTGGATTTGATACAGTTAAT GTTGCAGGCATTTCTATTCCCCAGCAGGAGTTTGGCCTCAGTCAGAATGAACCTGGATCTACCTTCTATTATGCAAAATTTGATGGAATCCTTGGTCTTTCCTACCCAGCGCTTTCAGCGGGGGGTGCCACCCCTGTGTTTGATGGCATGATGCGGAACAATCTGGTATCATCACCCGTGTTTTCTGTTTACCTGGGCAG ACAACCAAACAGTCAATATGGCGGTGAAGTGACATTTGGAGGGATTGACAATAGCTTGTATACTGGTGAAATTGTCTGGGTACCTGTCCTTCAGGAATTGTATTGGCTCATCCCTATGCAAGG TGTGCTTCTTAATGGTCAGTCAATCTTCTGTACCCAAGGCTGCCAAGCTATGGTTGATACTGGGACTTCCTTGCTCACTGCACCAAGTGAGGAATTAGAACAACTGATGCAACACATTGGTGCCTATCAGAACCAGTATGGGGAG TACATGGTTAACTGTAATGCTGTTGCAAACCTGCCTTCGCTGACCTTTGTAATCAATGGAGTTGAACTCACTATTCCAGCCTCGGCCTACATCCAACAG AGTTATGGCCaatgtcttgttgcatttgagcccACCTACCTGCCAGCTCCTACCCGATATGGATCTTTCTGGATCTTGGGTGATGTCTTCCTGAGAGAATTTTATTCTATTTATGACAGAGGGAACAATAGAATGGGATTCGCTAAAGCTGCCTAA